Proteins encoded by one window of Bactrocera oleae isolate idBacOlea1 chromosome 4, idBacOlea1, whole genome shotgun sequence:
- the LOC106626860 gene encoding protein teflon codes for MGGTQNELSQFGELEWTKCGEIKMCANRNDFQLSCNHCSDVFYQMAVFARHLHWEHQLGHELQGKHQGRNDLSIYTVEELLTNKNIDNTFSSNENICNTISDEDDTGFGSDEELKREIQELLTSIASADSSSKTENEYSENVSDYGHIKNNHGNRQNAQDQDMQRYNKNFQRSCKREPSQQSEVEENMNYKTTTNFIKKNNQHNEKKSENAPKIAKKLPLKQYLESKKFLLQSDDESNSSDDWLKRNTRNKRKEVVSNVLKKNTNEIQATQDELDNLRNIKDIQCIRSAVNDQASTNSCAEKTSHALDNKDIYNDKDSNNILNESEDLILSNISNIGGGKDNKEYDTSVTENESNFVITNSSEVENVEIKYVASTINDSNPYLNETNENWSSVEEIKNQQSKSTTHEMAIEKPLDLSFNKSNEWADMELEEISELLSINVKATTELITQDIDKLLVQQQPNYTDNSSSLFNADQLQISDIVVDNLLPPFSKFFTNNANTLKNSNTLMMQSTPKEKNVKTSQTKELTMETTKPNECIATEISQTAGENVENIIPEHKIYEFSRNLQRRFKISKRISQCDIKENKSKKTKQEVENADEIIKENKTTKKPDIEILSVDIIHPNENKNQNMPANFASSSSNVLLDESKAKNCDDLQIPSVIQETNINEINWGACTSESIIEDLTPYLKIKKPTVRATDLSSHVAADSTSEQQQQPLAYTHEIDYTHDDSLNQLKLNAMDDEKPFFNSTMESCFNVTLPCDSQNNTVDNSMISTASEEERENYTLLRSVGLQIVMDPNAEDQLNLAQLEEIRAKASTFAKFYAEFKYLWKFSRGLKSYEQLELDFNKLMQRLNEHYKFELTISQTKRIVNLITQWYMQTYHMRFMEKKRILNKVQYYLNTFAYLPKTMRRIFYCEECPRYFLSQQKYFAHRQGHNVLAPTCSNCQNSYMNRKELHFHTKVCATFKCMECAVKFDNAANLEYHLRNNHIFQCEKCGKLCATAADLEEHEHQYPIICDLCNRLFETATELQKHRQDSFHWDYTCRTCEIFLPTATQMKQHLRLCMRNTM; via the exons ATGGGAGGTACTCAAAATGAGTTGAGTCAATTTGGAGAATTAGAATGGACAAAATGTGGCGAAATAAAAATGTGCGCAAATCGCAATGATTTTCAATTAAGTTGTAACCATTGTAGTGATGTATTTTACCAAATGGCTGTTTTCGCACGACATTTACATTGGGAACACCAACTGGGACATGAATTGCAAGGGAAACATCAAGGACGAAATGATTTAAGCATTTACACTGTGGAAGAATTGCTTACCAATAAAAACATTGACAATACGTTCTCGAGCAATGAAAATATCTGCAATACAATTTCTGATGAAGATGATACTGGTTTTGGCAGCGACGAAGAATTGAAAAGAGAAATTCAGGAATTGTTGACAAGTATTGCTTCTGCCGATTCCTCCAGTAAAACTGAAAATGAGTATTCCGAAAATGTTTCTGATTATGGgcacataaaaaataatcatggaAATCGCCAAAATGCTCAAGATCAGGACATGCAAAGGTACAATAAAAACTTTCAAAGAAGTTGTAAAAGAGAGCCATCGCAGCAGTCGGAGGTTGAAGAAAACATGAACTATAAAACTACAACAaactttattaagaaaaataatcagcacaatgaaaaaaaatctgaaaatgcACCAAAAATTGCGAAGAAATTACCACTGAAACAATATTTGGAAagcaaaaaatttcttttgcaaAGTGATGATGAAAGTAATAGTAGTGACGACTGGCTTAAAAGGAATACAAGAAATAAAAGGAAAGAAGTTGTTAGTAATGTATTAAAAAAGAATACCAACGAAATACAAGCAACCCAAGATGAACTTGATAATTTACGAAACATTAAAGATATACAATGTATTCGATCTGCGGTGAATGATCAGGCTTCAACCAACTCGTGTGCTGAAAAAACCTCACATGCGCTGGACAATAAAGATATTTATAACGATAAAGATAGCAATAATATATTGAATGAAAGCGAAGACTTGATATTATCCAATATATCTAATATAGGAGGAGGCAAGGACAATAAAGAATACGACACCAGCGTTACTGAAAACGAATCAAATTTTGTGATAACTAATAGTTCCGAAGTagaaaatgtagaaattaaatacGTTGCATCAACTATTAATGATTCAAATCCTTACCTCAATGAGACGAACGAGAACTGGAGCTCTgttgaagaaattaaaaaccaGCAATCTAAAAGTACAACACACGAAATGGCTATTGAGAAACCGCTTGATCTTAGTTTCAATAAATCCAATGAATGGGCTGATATGGAATTGGAGGAAATTTCTGAGCTGCTATCAATCAATGTGAAAGCCACAACGGAATTGATTACACAAGACATTGATAAATTATTAGTGCAACAACAACCGAACTATACAGATAACTCCTCGTCATTATTTAATGCTGACCAATTACAAATATCTGATATAGTTGTAGACAATTTATTGCCACCATTTTCGAAATTCTTTACAAATAATGCAAACACTCTGAAAAATTCCAATACTTTAATGATGCAATCAACACCTAAAGAAAAGAATGTGAAAACGTCGCAAACGAAAGAATTAACAATGGAAACTACAAAACCAAACGAGTGTATTGCAACTGAAATTTCACAAACTGCTGGCGAAAATGTTGAAAACATTATACCGGAACATAAAATCTATGAATTTTCTAGAAACTTGCAACGCAGATTTAAAATTTCGAAGCGCATATCACAATGCgacataaaagaaaacaaatcaaAGAAGACAAAACAAGAGGTCGAAAACGCGgatgaaattattaaagaaaataaaactacaAAGAAACCGGATATTGAAATATTGAGCGTTGATATAATTCAcccaaatgaaaataaaaatcaaaatatgccTGCAAATTTTGCCAGTAGTAGTAGCAACGTACTACTAGatgaaagcaaagcaaaaaactGCGACGATTTGCAAATTCCTAGTGTAATACAGGAAACAAACATAAACGAAATAAATTGGGGAGCGTGTACATCCGAAAGTATTATTGAAGACCTAACACCG tatttgaaaatcaaaaaaccaaCCGTTCGAGCGACCGATTTAAGCTCACACGTCGCAGCTGATAGTACCAGcgaacagcagcagcagccttTAGCATATACACATGAAATTGATTATACGCACGACGATTCGCTAAATCAGTTAAAATTAAATGCTATGGATGATGAAAAACCGTTTTTTAATTCAACAatg GAAAGCTGCTTTAACGTTACATTGCCTTGCGACAGCCAAAACAATACAGTTGATAATAGCATGATCTCCACTGCA TCGGAAGAAGAGCGAGAAAACTACACGCTACTACGTTCTGTGGGC TTACAAATCGTTATGGATCCCAACGCAGAGGATCAATTGAACTTAGCGCAATTGGAGGAGATACGTGCAAAGGCAAGCACATTTGCAAAATTCTACGCAGAATTTAAGTATCTTTGGAAATTTAGCAGAGGCCTTAAAAGCTATGAACAATTAGAGCTTGATTTCAATAAACTAATGCAACGTTTAAATGAGCATTATAAATTCGAACTGACCATAAGCCAAACGAAACGTATTGTGAATTTGATTACGCAATGGTATATGCAAACATATCACATGCGGTTTATGGAGAAAAAACGTATCTTAAATAAAGTACAATATTATTTGAACACTTTTgcatatctgccaaaaactatGCGACGCATATTTTATTGCGAAGAGTGTCCACGTTATTTTCTTTCACAACAGAAATATTTTGCCCACCGTCAGGGACACAATGTGCTAGCGCCCACTTGCAGCAATTGTCAAAATAGCTATATGAATCGCAAAGAACTGCACTTTCACACGAAAGTCTGTGCTACATTCAAATGCATGGAATGTGCCGTTAAATTTGATAACGCTGCCAATTTAGAATATCACCTACGCAACAATCATATATTTCAATGTGAGAAATGTGGAAAACTATGCGCTACAGCCGCCGATTTAGAAGAGCACGAACATCAGTATCCCATAATTTGTGACTTATGCAATCGTTTATTCGAAACGGCAACCGAATTGCAAAAGCATCGACAAGACTCCTTTCACTGGGACTACACATGCCGGACATGTGAGATATTTCTGCCTACTGCTACACAAATGAAGCAGCATCTAAGGCTATGCATGCGCAATACAATGTAA
- the ZnT77C gene encoding proton-coupled zinc antiporter SLC30A1 isoform X2: protein MSGAPSPTVSRHRREMKLRNTFGWTRIDILTMLIVFIILASLSFSLVVEALQTLVHIDHQDTMHLPIIVMILGFVGLILNGLTYLLIGGYTMHQGSFLHVTPSGDVILDRVLSNNEELKADERQLSKPNSETIENDRQLKDDLKAEIGQIHYVPKRQGAVEMLRDVSSTIFVIVCAFIVNMAEDEEHTAKFIDPVLSIFSCVLLVSLSYPYMKQSCLILLQTIPGSIDMEDFERTLVIKFPEIVSYHDLHIWQLSAHKSVATVHIMFENPRLYTKIIDDVRAYFQNRGITEVTIQPEFQSPKSPSIECLMQCNASDCVDKVCCKDSRTDLREIISTSPNGDAETPVEKHSTGENEDKSFNTIPLKSVDVKKAKESVPDEEISREKIATIANDDSIKEIVVAKCDKLEVKSAEESISTVEKSEICLAAKVLDEINVTNDSS from the exons ATGTCAGGAGCACCGTCACCAACAGTATCACGCCATCGACGTGAAATGAAATTGCGAAACACTTTTGGGTGGACGCGCATAGATATACTGACCATGctgattgtttttattatactaGCATCGCTGTCATTTTCGCTGGTAGTGGAGGCCTTACAAACACTTGTACACATCGATCATCAAGATACAATGCACTTGCCGATTATTGTCATGATACTCGGATTTGTTGGACTAATTTTAAATGGCTTAACATATTTGCTAATCGGTGGTTATACAATGCATCAGGGTAGCTTTTTACATGTGACACCTAGCGGAGATGTAATTTTAGATCGTGTACTATCAAATAATGAAGAATTAAAAGCCGATGAACGACAACTATCAAAGCCAAATAGTGAGACAATTGAAAATGATCGACAGCTAAAGGATGATTTAAaagcagaaattggtcagatacACTACGTGCCAAAACGTCAAGGTGCTGTGGAGATGTTGCGTGATGTGTCCAGCACTATTTTCGTTATAGTTTGTGCATTTATTGTCAATATGGCTGAAGATGAAGAGCATACGGCTAAATTTATCGATCCCGTACTCTCAATTTTCTCCTGTGTCCTACTAGTTTCTCTTAGTTATCCGTACA TGAAGCAATCGTGTCTAATCCTTTTACAAACAATTCCCGGTTCTATTGATATGGAAGATTTTGAACGTACATTGGTAATAAAATTCCCTGAAATCGTTAGCTACCACGATCTGCACATTTGGCAATTGTCAGCTCATAAATCAGTAGCTACTGTACAcataatgtttgaaaatccaCGCCTGTACACAAAAATCATCGACGATGTACGTGCATATTTCCAAAATCGTGGCATTACTGAAGTCACAATTCAACCGGAATTCCAAAGTCCGAAATCACCATCTATAGAATGCTTGATGCAATGTAACGCTAGTGATTGTGTGGACAAAGTATGCTGTAAGGATTCACGTACGGATCTGCGTGAGATAATCAGTACATCACCAAATGGCGATGCTGAAACACCCGTCGAAAAGCACAGTACTGGCGAAAATGAGGATAAATCTTTCAATACAATTCCTTTGAAGAGTGTAGATGTGAAGAAGGCGAAAGAAAGTGTGCCGGATGAAGAAATATCAAGGGAGAAAATAGCCACAATAGCGAATGATGACAGTATTAAGGAAATTGTAGTAGCAAAATGTGATAAGCTCGAAGTAAAGTCTGCTGAAGAATCTATATCAACTGTTGAAAAGTCTGAAATCTGTCTTGCTGCTAAAGTTCTCGACGAAATCAATGTGACAAATGATAGTAGTTGA